In a genomic window of Sulfuriferula nivalis:
- a CDS encoding winged helix-turn-helix domain-containing protein: MNTEMQVWGRVWVTRNGNNLIGRGRVTLLKKIAETGSISQAAKSMKMSYKAAWDAVDAMGKTLGEPLVATSTGGRGGGGAQLTAKAHLVIAAFEAIEIRHQQMLQDLAAEFNAALV, encoded by the coding sequence ATGAATACAGAAATGCAAGTATGGGGGAGAGTCTGGGTAACGCGCAATGGTAATAATCTCATAGGGCGTGGTCGAGTGACCTTGTTGAAAAAAATTGCAGAAACCGGTTCAATTTCGCAAGCGGCGAAGTCCATGAAAATGAGCTACAAAGCGGCGTGGGATGCGGTTGATGCCATGGGTAAAACTTTAGGTGAGCCGCTTGTGGCGACCAGTACGGGCGGGCGTGGCGGTGGTGGTGCACAATTGACAGCTAAAGCACATTTGGTGATTGCTGCATTTGAAGCAATCGAAATTCGCCATCAGCAGATGTTACAAGATTTAGCAGCAGAGTTTAATGCGGCGCTGGTTTAG
- the moaE gene encoding molybdopterin synthase catalytic subunit MoaE: protein MKILVTTDDFDLTTEVNALRENQPQIGAVVSFVGLVRDINHDHSVSCMELEHYPAMTEKSLQEIITTAQQRWQIIDATIIHRVGKLSPCDQIVLVAIASMHRGDAFAACEFIMDYLKTRAPFWKKEHTPNGAHWVDARESDELAQQRWSKPAPH from the coding sequence ATGAAAATTCTGGTCACCACAGATGATTTTGACTTAACCACCGAGGTTAATGCACTACGAGAAAATCAGCCGCAAATCGGCGCAGTGGTCAGCTTTGTCGGCCTAGTGCGAGACATTAACCATGACCACAGCGTCAGCTGCATGGAACTGGAGCATTATCCAGCGATGACAGAAAAATCGCTGCAAGAAATCATCACCACTGCACAGCAGCGCTGGCAAATTATTGACGCCACCATCATCCATCGTGTCGGCAAGCTCTCACCCTGCGATCAAATCGTACTGGTAGCAATCGCATCCATGCACCGAGGTGATGCCTTTGCTGCGTGTGAATTTATCATGGATTATTTAAAAACGCGCGCACCTTTCTGGAAAAAAGAACACACACCCAATGGCGCGCACTGGGTCGATGCACGAGAAAGTGATGAGTTAGCGCAACAACGCTGGTCTAAACCAGCGCCGCATTAA
- the moaD gene encoding molybdopterin converting factor subunit 1: MNIQVLYFAKLREKLGVSAETLDLPDGAAMVAMLLDVLRARGGVWTEALAAGGSFRVAVNQELAEMTMPLEDGDEVAIFPPVTGG; encoded by the coding sequence ATGAATATCCAAGTACTCTACTTTGCCAAACTGCGCGAAAAGCTAGGTGTCAGCGCAGAAACGCTGGATCTGCCGGATGGCGCAGCGATGGTGGCGATGCTGCTGGATGTACTTCGTGCACGCGGTGGTGTCTGGACTGAAGCACTCGCGGCGGGGGGAAGCTTCCGCGTGGCCGTCAATCAGGAACTGGCTGAAATGACGATGCCGCTCGAAGACGGCGATGAAGTAGCAATATTTCCACCAGTGACGGGTGGTTAA